The Desulfovibrio intestinalis DNA segment CTTTTCGAACCCCGTCAATCACTTTTTTCGACTTCGCGAAACTTTGTTTCGCTTGTGTGTCGTTTTGAAGTCACCGCCGTTGCGCGAAACGAGAACTTGCCTCAAAGGGGGTCAGGTGTCAACCAAATTCTTCTTTTTTTATCAGATTGTTGCAGCACTGCGAAGGCAAAATCCGTTTTTACGGCCACAGGGGCGGATTTCCCAAAAAACGGCACATCCTGAAAACTGATGGCCCTTCATAGCAGCCCCCGCAAACCCGGCCTACTGCTCCACAACCAGCACAGAACCAGCGCGCAGATTCTTCTCGTTTACGCCGTTCCACCGCATAAGATCCTCAACGCTGACCTTGTGCTCGCGCGCGATCTTCCACAGGCTGTCCTTGGCCTGGACAGTATATGTAGTTCTGGATGTCTTGGCGGAAGTCTTGCTGCCCACCCTGCCGTCAGAGCCTGCGGATACGCCGCCAGACGGCGCGCCGCCTGGAATGCGCAGTACGGTTCCGGCGTGAAGCGCATTGGGATTGCTTATATTGTTATGATCCTGCAAATCTTTGACGGTGACGTTATACTGCCGGGCCACAGCGTACAGGGTTTCATTGGGCTGCAACGTATGGCTGCCCGATGAAGCTGCCGCACGGGCGGGTTGCGCAGACGCTCGAACTGGCGCTGATGCCGGGGCTTGAGCAACTGATCTGCCAGACGCGGCTGATTTCTTGTTGTTCTCGTCCCTTGCCGAACCTTTGCTGTCCAGCGCCGCCACCGCTCGGGCAGACATATCCACCGAACGCGGGGCCAACACGGTCTGCCCGGCACTCAACCGGCTTTCACCAGGATTGAGCGCGCGCAACTGGGCAACGGGGATTCCGCTACGGCGGCTGATTTTTTCCCACGAGTCGCCACTACTGGCCACACGCATGGCACCCCATCCGGCATAGGCCGTGCAACGGGACGACCCCAGAAAAGCCTGGGCCTGACGCTCGTTTCTGGCAGGCACATAAACAAAGGTTGAACGCCCCGTATCCGTAATCCGGCGTTTATGATGGCGGTTATAGACTGCAAAGTCGCTCCAGCTCATGCCGCAGGCATCGGCCAGACCATTGAGGTCAGTGCCGGGGCGCGCCGTGAGGCGCAGCACGCCCGGCGCGTTTTCAGGCCGGATGGACTCAAAACCCAGTTCTGGCAGGTTGCGCATGATCTTGGTGATCGCCAGAAAGCGCGGCACATACTGCTTGGTTTCGTCACGCAGCTGAGCCTTGTCGTCAAGCATGTGGTTGCGGGCCTTGACCTCATAGAAGTTCTTGCCGCCTGTGCCTTCCTTGGCGCGGCTGATCTTGCCCTCGCCAGCGTTGTAGGCGGCGACGGCTGTAGGCCAGTCGCCAAAGTAGTCGTACAGTTTCTGCAGATAGTCCGCCGCTGCTTCCGTTGATTCATAAGGATCGAGACGCTCGTCGGTCCACCAGTCCTGCGTGAGACCAAAGCGCTCGCCAGTGGCGGGCATGAACTGCCACGCGCCAGTGGCGCCCACGGGAGAGCGGGCATCGACCCGGTAGCCGCTTTCTACAATAGCAAGATACGCGAGATCTTCGGGAATACCGCGCGAGCGAAAGACCTGGCGGGAATAGTTCAAATACCCTTCTGCCCTTTTGGAAAACACGCAGACAGAGTTGCGCCCCTTGCGCAGGTAGTACTTGTACTGCCGCGTCACGTCATCCATAGCTTCGGGGGGCACGTTCTTATCCACCTGGCTTGTGGATTTGAGCGCCGCCATTTCTTTGCTGCTCAGAGGTGTGGGATCATCATCGGGGATGGAAAAGGACACACCACGCTTGCCAGATCCGCCGTCCTGCCGTGAGGCGCAGCCTCCGGCCAGCATGAGGCAGCACACGGCTGCCAGCACACAAAGGCGAAGACCAACAGTTGCGCCCTTGCGTCCTTGCGCAGCAATGTCCATACTATATACCGTCATGGTGATCTCCTTGTCTGCCCGGCTTGCCATGAGCCAGGAAGATGCGTACACAGCCGCATGACTGTGGACGCCCTTGTCCTCGTAATTTTTACCTCGGCCACCCGTGGGGGCCGTTTTACCTCGTGCGGAGGCGTGCATGCATACTCAATCTGAAGACGCCCCTCTTCTCCCGGGCCTCAAACCCGTGCTGGAACTGCTGTCCAGCGACCCGCAGCGCATTGACTGCGTGTTCTGCAAGAAGGGACTTCGTGGTCCCGAGGCTCGCGAAATGCAGAACCTCTGCCGGAAAAACGATGTGCGCTTTACTCTGGTGGATCCGCCTGTGCTCGACCGCCTGTGTCGCCCCGCCAGTGGCGGCAACCGTGACGCCGGGCGCGATGCCGTGGGGCATCAGGGCGTGGTGGCCCGCTTGTCTGTCACCAGCTTTTGCGAGCTTGAAGACATTTTTGCCACCGTGGAGCAGGCTCCCCTGCCCATAATCCTTGCCCTCGATCAGGTGCAGGACCCCGGCAACGTGGGTACGCTCTGCCGCACCCTTTACGCCCTGGGGGGCGCGGGCATCATTCTGCCCCGCCACAACAGCGCCTATCTTGGACCAGCCGCGCGCCGCGCCGCCGCAGGCGCTCTTGAGCATCTGCCCGTAGCCCGCGTGACCAATCTGGGCCATGCCCTGGACAGCGCTGAAGAGGCCGGGTTGACCATCTACGGCGCTGGAGGCCAGGCGGGTTCCGGCAGCCTTGACGCCTTTGCCGAACCTATGCGCCTGCCCGCCATTCTGGTGCTGGGCAATGAAGACAAAGGCTTGCGGCCCGGCGTTGCCAAACGTTGCGCACATATG contains these protein-coding regions:
- a CDS encoding lytic transglycosylase domain-containing protein yields the protein MHASARGKTAPTGGRGKNYEDKGVHSHAAVYASSWLMASRADKEITMTVYSMDIAAQGRKGATVGLRLCVLAAVCCLMLAGGCASRQDGGSGKRGVSFSIPDDDPTPLSSKEMAALKSTSQVDKNVPPEAMDDVTRQYKYYLRKGRNSVCVFSKRAEGYLNYSRQVFRSRGIPEDLAYLAIVESGYRVDARSPVGATGAWQFMPATGERFGLTQDWWTDERLDPYESTEAAADYLQKLYDYFGDWPTAVAAYNAGEGKISRAKEGTGGKNFYEVKARNHMLDDKAQLRDETKQYVPRFLAITKIMRNLPELGFESIRPENAPGVLRLTARPGTDLNGLADACGMSWSDFAVYNRHHKRRITDTGRSTFVYVPARNERQAQAFLGSSRCTAYAGWGAMRVASSGDSWEKISRRSGIPVAQLRALNPGESRLSAGQTVLAPRSVDMSARAVAALDSKGSARDENNKKSAASGRSVAQAPASAPVRASAQPARAAASSGSHTLQPNETLYAVARQYNVTVKDLQDHNNISNPNALHAGTVLRIPGGAPSGGVSAGSDGRVGSKTSAKTSRTTYTVQAKDSLWKIAREHKVSVEDLMRWNGVNEKNLRAGSVLVVEQ
- a CDS encoding TrmH family RNA methyltransferase, which gives rise to MHTQSEDAPLLPGLKPVLELLSSDPQRIDCVFCKKGLRGPEAREMQNLCRKNDVRFTLVDPPVLDRLCRPASGGNRDAGRDAVGHQGVVARLSVTSFCELEDIFATVEQAPLPIILALDQVQDPGNVGTLCRTLYALGGAGIILPRHNSAYLGPAARRAAAGALEHLPVARVTNLGHALDSAEEAGLTIYGAGGQAGSGSLDAFAEPMRLPAILVLGNEDKGLRPGVAKRCAHMMRIPLARSFDSLNVAQAGGILLGLAAAARAKS